CCTCACCAACGAACCACCACTTGCCCCAACTGTTTGAGAACCTGCAACACCTCATAAAGGTCATTTCCGGGGTTGAGCAGGGAAAACAGCCGCGAATTGCTGTATTGGGAGGTGGGTTGGCGAATTGCTTTTAAAAATAAGAACTCGTTGCCATTAACGATCGCGCCGTAGGTGGGGCGATCGCTTTCTGGATTTCCCAGCATATAGGTTAAAGCTTGCGGGATTGCCCGCGTTACGGAAAAATCGCTGCATTTGGATTCAATAACCAGCAACCAAAGGCGATTTTTTTGCACCAGTACGTCAATTCTCCCTTGAATCACCGTGCCGTCATCTTCCATTTCCAAGGTGATACTGGTTTCTGTCTCAATATGAAAGGGTTTCCGGTAAAATCCTGCCAAATCAAGCAATGGTGCCAACACTACCATTTTAACGCTATTTTCTAACATGGGTGGGTCTTCCATCAGCGCCCAAAAATTATCTTTGACGCGATCCAATAACTGCCGTTCTAATTCAGTTAGGTGGGGATGTGTTTGCGACCCTTCGGGAAAAAATTGGGGATCGGGATTGAATTGTAACCCCAATTGCTGTTTGAGCGATCGCAAAGTAACCCGATTGGCAGGAAGAACGGGAGACATAGATTGTTCGTAGTATTGTTCCGTTCTCCCATTATAGCTAGGGTTTTT
This is a stretch of genomic DNA from Geitlerinema sp. PCC 9228. It encodes these proteins:
- a CDS encoding type I restriction endonuclease — translated: MSPVLPANRVTLRSLKQQLGLQFNPDPQFFPEGSQTHPHLTELERQLLDRVKDNFWALMEDPPMLENSVKMVVLAPLLDLAGFYRKPFHIETETSITLEMEDDGTVIQGRIDVLVQKNRLWLLVIESKCSDFSVTRAIPQALTYMLGNPESDRPTYGAIVNGNEFLFLKAIRQPTSQYSNSRLFSLLNPGNDLYEVLQVLKQLGQVVVRW